A window of Cynocephalus volans isolate mCynVol1 chromosome 3, mCynVol1.pri, whole genome shotgun sequence genomic DNA:
TGTCCTCTGTGTGCGCATCAGGGACTGGTGACTGGGGAAGGTCAAGTGGGGAAGCAGCACGtcctgtttgcttgttttgtttctcaAGGAGCCACCTTCCTCGTAACCTTTGGAAACTCAGAGAAATCTGAAACTATGGTTTGTCGTCTTTCCAACAACCAGAGGTAAGAGTGAGGATCCTCCTTGGGAGCAGACAATGTTGTCACAGACTTTAGACCTCAGTCACACTGAGCCTGAAGGTGGTGATTTGCAAACCTTTTGTTTGATGTAGATACTTGTTTCTGGATGGAGACAGCCACCATGAAATTGAAATTGCACACATTTCAACCGTGCAGATTCTCACGGAAGGCTTCCCTCCCGGAGGTAAATGCCACGTGTCCTTTCCTCAGCGGGAGGGTTCAGGGCCGTGCGTGCACAGGGTCTGTCGGGCTCTCCTCTTCTACGGGGACTGTGTTCAGTCAGGGGTGCTAGAACTGGCTGGGTGGATGGGGGTGGAACCATGGGATGATGACGGACGCCTGCCTGAACATGTCATAATAATTTCCCTTTGTATAAATGCTCttatgtgttatttcatttactgCTGGACTCAAACCAAGGACAAAGCTCCAAATGTAGTAACCGAGATTTCCAGAGGGTCTGGAGCGGTGGCTGATCGGGAGCCAGCACTTCAGCCCTCCGCCACTCCCTCCTCCTACAGGCTCTCTGTACACTAAATTCCTGTGCTTTTCCTTGGTGAGCTTCTAGAGTGTGTAGCCCAGTCTGGGCCCTTTCCACTAAACTCGCACGCTTCAGTAGCTGTCTCTCCACTGAAGGGGAGTTCTAGGTGGTGTCTGCAAACCATGCTGAGAAACCTGCGTGACGTAAGCTGtcttgctttctgttttctgaCTGGCTCTCGGTTGCTCTCTCTCCTGCCTGCCCTTCTTCTTGATGTAGAAAAAGACTTCCACACTTACACCAGCCTCCCGGGGAGCCAGCCTGCCTCTGAAGGTCAGCCCCATTCCCTTGCCAGCTGCACCCCCCAGCATGCTGTGGGTCCTGCTCCTCTCTTCCCATTCAGCCTCTGTTCATGGGATGGTTTTTGCCAGAGTTCTCTGTGCAACTCACGTTCACATTTGGTTGCTTTAGGAGAGATGTTGGTCCAATGCATGGGtctataaaacaaatgaaaatgtcctggcagaagaaaatgtatttgttcAGTTCTTCTATCCTGGTGGAATCGTGGCCCAGTGGTCGACAGCTTACTGTCAGCACTGCCAGCCCAAGCAGGATGAGGCCAGGGGTGAAGTGGGTGGCAGCTTTCCCCAGCACCACCTGCCCTGCATGGCCTCTGCTCACAGCACTTCTGCCTCTGCCTTCTGAACTAGGCAGGAAGACCAGGCAAAGGTTTTGCCCCCTCTGTGCTGAGCACAGGGATGTGTGTGGTTGGCACCAAGCTGGTTGTCTTTGGTAGACTGTGAGTTGAAGATGCCCTGGTGCAAAGGGAGGGTCTACGTCAGCCCCGGTGCCTCCCTCTGCCTGCCTCCTCCTGGAAGCCCAAGGCTCAGGTACATGAATGGCCATAGCCCTAGccaaggccaaggagaaggtggcCAGGACACAGTGGCATCCGGACCCAGACGAGCACAATGGTGGCCTCTGGCAGTGTCCTGCCCTTCTGCCCACAGCCTCTCTTCTTGGCTGTTCTCCTTGCAGGCCTGAGGCTTCTGGCACTGCACGCCTTGTGTAGCAGTGTCAGGAGTACAGTGAGCCCTGCTCTACCCCACGCTTTCATAGACCCCTGAAAACCGCAGCACCCTGTCTTACAGGGTGGGACTAGGAACAGTGAACAGTGCCCTGAGCTGAAGGCAGCCTGAAGAGCACCCACCTGCCTCCAGAATGGGGCCCCACACTTGGTTCCATCCAGGGCCAGAGAGGGAATCTGTGCTGGCCACACCTGCTGTCACAAAGTGTGAAGGCAGCTGTGGACAGCAGGGCAGCAGGTGGTTGCGGCTGTGCTCCAGTCAAACTTTCTTCTCACACAAGGCCAGCTCTGTGGTGGGCAGACCAGGCTCTGGGGTCCCACAGGGGCCGGTCAGGGCAGATCAGACAGGCAGGGTCTCCAGGGATCCTTGAGTTTGAAGACAAGCGAGGCTTCTGAAGGAGCAGCTGTGGCAGCTTGTCGGGCCTCTCCCCCGCCGTGCACTGCAGTCTTCCTGCTGACTCCCTGACCAGCAGGAGAGTCAGGCCCTGGGCTTGATTTGCAGGTCTGTGTCTGATTGAAGGAATCTTCCAAGGGGTGGATTATTGCTTATAATGGAGCTTCCTCCCGAAGTTACGAAGTTAAAAAAGCAGTAGGTGAGGTTCACTGCGAGGCTTAGTCCACAGGTTCTTATCTACACAGTAGCTCTGACTATGTAGAGCCATTCTGTTCCTGGAGCGGTTTGTTCTTACAGCAGGTGCTGGAATCAAGTTATTGTTACTGGAGCAGTTGGTCATGGCCCAATGATGGCAGGGATGTGTCCCGGTAGGCCAGTCCCCCAACATAGGGTCTTTGTGGGATCCTGTGTGAGGTCTAGGGGAATGGGCACATGACCAGGGTGGGTGGCATTTTAGTTGCCTCAGCTTTGTCCCTGGTTctcaacagtgggatggctgtgGCCTCTGAACTGTAGGTGTGAGGTCACACTTCCACCAGTCCTGGCTGCACAGGTGTGATCTGTGCGTAGATGGGAGCCAACCTTGTTTCGGGGGAGGGGGGGCCTCTGAAGGCAGGAATCACCACACAGGGCTGGGGAGGCTGGGCAGTTTCTGGATTTGCTGAGAACGAGGCCTCTCATGCAGCTCTCAGTGATGCGGTTGTTTGTCCCAGCCCTGGGAGCATCAGGCTTGGTCCCTTTCTTGCCCTCTGTGCACTTGGGGTCTCCCACCAGACAGGCTTGAGAATCTTGTTGTCATTAGGTGCAGGAGAGCACTGCCCCCGCCCCACCCAGCCGCTTCCCAGAGCTGCACAAGGCTAGGAAGGTGCCCTGGCCACTGCCATATCAGAGCTGGTGGCATCCTGGTCCTCTTTGGACCTTCTTACCTCGACTTCCTCCTCCAGGAGGCAATGCACGGGCCACAGGCATGTTCCTTCAGTACACAGTGCCGGGGATTGTGGGTGTGACCCAGCTGAAGCTGATGGCCGTGGAGGACACAAATGCCAGCAGGAGGCCGGCTGCAGCGTGGCTGGCGGCCATGCACAAGGTACCATGGCCTGCTGAGGAGGGAGGCTGGGCCCTTTGCCTTTCCCAGAGGAAAATCTGCCCCCGGAATGCATGCAGGCTCACCTCTGACCAGGCACAGGACGAATCAGGTTTTGGTGTGTGTATTTTTGGTCACCCTGCAGGCTGCCAAGCTGCTCTATGAATCTCGGGACCAGTAACTCCACATGAGAGCTGAACTTGGAGGGCATCTGGTCAGCAGGACTGAGCCACTTGGAACAGCAGTGCCTGCTCCCTGTGCCCAGCAGGAATGAATCCCACATGTGCTAGGAAATGCAGCTCAAGAATGTGGAAAACCAGTATTCACTTACCTAGTGCAATATGTACACAGTTCATTAACGCTTTAAGCAGCCTCACGTTTTAGAATGTATTATCTTGTTGATACAaaattgggggtgggagagacTGTGCTATACAGCTGCTAAACTATTTCAGCATAAACTATGCCACGTTTTATGTGTTCCCAGGTTTACTAGAAGGTTCTGGCCCACCAGTGTTCATTAATTCTTCCATAGACACAATTTGGGTAGTGATAACCCTGGCCTCTGGTTTGTAATGGAGCCTGCTCCATCTTTCATAGCCAGTTTACAGCATTTGCCTTAGCCTATTTAATAGACTGCCCGTTTTCTTTGTCACTAATGTTGGGCTATGTACAATCCTTTGATAATTCACTAAGGGGAAGGTGCCTGCTTTGTGTTTTGTACTTTTCACTTACTATTTCACTTTATTAAAATGACTGTACAGTAATTTGTATATAAAGCTTATGATTAAAACCTATTTTGAAACTACAGATCACCTTGCCTTATTGTGTTAGATAACCTGAGCTCTTGTGCCACAACAGCCCAGCCCTGGCTCCAGAACACAAGACTCGCAGGCACTGGTGTGAGACAGCGGTTTATTGTGCACATTTACACGGCCTCTGAGTGTTGGGGTGGCAGCGGCCATGGTGCTATGACAGAGGCCATTCCCCAACGGCATTCACTTCTCTCACCACACTGTGTATGATCCATGCACAAAAGTGATCAGCTACAGCACTGCATCAATGAATctatacacatatttatacatgAATTATACACAAGACtcatacatgaaaaataaagccTAAGGGCCTGTgttttaatgaggaaaaaaaaaactttccaacATAGTTCTGGTAGTTTTGAATGGTCTAGTCAAAAAATACTTTTGGTGTATAAAAAGCTTACACGCACAATCCAACTTCAGTGAAGCAGAACGCCTTCCTTGTGTCGAGGCTGCAGCTGTGACAAAGGTCACTGCATCATAGCTGGCCCAGATGGGGGGCCCTCCCACCTCTAGCTCTCCTACCCCAGCTGCTGCCCTGCAGAGGCCCCTCGTGACACCAGGCACCTGCCATCCTTCAGGTGCCCAAACAGCCTCATCTGAGCCAGGCCTTGCTGTCCACCCGACACCAACCTCCACCCTTTGGTGCCGAGGACGCCACTTTCTGCAGTCAGACACTGATTCAATCTGTGAGAGGATCAGAACTACACTGTGCAGCAAGAGAGGCTGTGAGAGGAGAAGGCAAGCGTGTGTGTGGAGGCTCTCTGGGCTGAATGTCACCTGGTCTTAAGCGCCCTTGTGCCTGTGGCATGGAAGTCTGTCCACAGCCCCAGGCTAGCACAATCCACCTTTAGGAACTAAACCAACTCCTGGAACAGGAAGCAGAACACCCCAAGTTGGGCCATGGGGGGTGGTCAGTGGAGGCCTCGCATACACATTGGGCAACAACACTGGACAGAAGTTTCCAGACAAGCTCCTTTGGTGATGAAGGAAGAACGGTGTGGGGAGAGGGTGAGCAAGATAATGGGTTTGATTCTCAGTGACATAAGGGCAGGGCTCTAGTAGGAGCGCACCTTATGTGGCTGCAAGTCTCACTGTTGGGGACAGGTGACATCTAAAATGAGGGGTGGACTTGTGTCCAAGTTAGTAAGAGCTTTTGTCTTTACTGGCAACCAACCAGGGTTAATTATAGGGCTTCTTATTGGCAACAGGGGTGGGTGTTTTGAAAGCTGAGTGTTTATTTGGATTTACAGTAATTGGCAAAATTCAGTCCTCTTGGAGGCGAAAGTCCCTCTCCCAGTTGTGGGCAAATTGGAGAAAGGGCCTCACCTAGCAACTGCAGGAATTCACATTGTGGATGGTCTGCTAACACGAGCACCATTGAAACCACTTCTAGCTTCAGCTTTCCTGTGGAGGCAGCAGAACAATGTCTTCAGCAGCTCCTAGGAGCTGGCAGGACAGTGGTGCTGCAAAGGAAGTTCAGGCGAGCGTGCGCTGCCGCGGCTTGATCCGAGGATACAACTGGGGAGCAATGCAAACAGGTTGGGATGAGGAAGAGCACAAGCAGGACCTGCGCCtctgctcccctcacctcagTGTGTTGCCCCAATGGCCGTGAGGCTCACTCTCCTCCCAGGCCTAAGCTGAGCTGTAACCTCTACTCTGAGACTCTACCCGCCTTGTAGAAAGTGCCCCCACCCCAGAGTATTCTGTCCCTCTATTTCCCTGACAGTGTGTCATTCCACCTAAACACTTGTCCCTGTCTGGAGGCCCATGAGGACATAAGCTCCTGTGGGCAGGCATCCAGGTGTCTGCTGTGTTCACTTAGGTGCTGGTAGTGCAAGGCACTCAGGGAAAGGTTGCTAAACGAATGAGGAGTATCTGCCAGCCTGGGCGAGGGCCGCAGGAGAAGACAGCAGAGGCAGCCCCTCTGCCAGGGGACTGACGCAATTATAAACGCAGCCTGCAAGCTCCTGCCTCCCTACCCACCGCCACTGAAGAAATTTCTGGGCTGTAGAGAACTCTAGACTGGGGAAAATCCAGGTGGGGTGAGACTAGTTGCTTGCTGAAGCTCCTCATGAACAGAGCACACTGCACCTTGTGAGTGTCAGCCTCCACACGAGCTGATGCCCCAACTGCTCCCATGGGACCTCCAGGGTCCTGCCTGAGCCTCATGCCAACTCTGCAAAGTGGGTACCTGCCCATGTACAGAGGGGGCTGCTCAGGCTTGGTCCCCAGCAGGATTAAACCCATGCTATGACCTGTGTTCTGTGACTTATGGGCAAGATAAAAAGGACAGCTGATTTCCCAGTGCCACCCAAGTGGCTCAGGTGCTCACCCCTAGCAGGTTTTTGGGCACATAGCCCTCTCGGTCCCCAAGACGAGCCCACCACCACTCGGTCTCGCTGTCGTCCTTGCGCCTCAGGATGGTGATGGCGTCCCCTTCATGGAAGGATAGCTCGTCGCTGTTCTGGGCCTCGTAGTCCCACAGTGCATACACCATGCCTTTGTTCATCACCCCCAGCTTCTCCTGCACCCCTGGGACCAAAGAGCAGTGGTCAGGCTTCAGTGTGCAGCAGGTGCAGAGAGGAGCCCCACTCAAGCAGGACGACACGCTGCTGCTGAGGCTGCTCTCACAAGGCTCAACAGAGGTCATGGCTGAGGTGAGAGACCAGAGCCACATGACCTGGTGCTTCCCCAGGCCCTACGGATGTCCCATGGCTTACTGTGAACAGCCCTTTGTTTGTCCTCCAATACAGTACTTCTTCTGAAGTCCTGAGTCCAGAGGCAAAGGTGTGTCATTCTAAAAGGGCATGTCTTAAGGTGAAACTTGTAACTCACATCTAGAACAAACTTCTAAAAGTCAGTAACTAAAAGAGCTGTGACTGCTCTTGGATGGCAGTGAATGAACTACATACGATTGATGCACAACCTCTGAGCAAGCACACAACCAGGCAGCTCCTTGTGGGTACATTGAGAAAGGGCCTTCTGCAGGACACTTTGATTCTGAAGGCCAGTGGCAACTGCTGGGGgagcctccctcctgccccactAGGTGCCAGTGAGACTGCAGCCCCTCCCCATGGAGGCTTGAGTTGCCTGGGGGCTCTGTGCCCCCAACCCCACTGCACAACCTAGCCCTGCCCTAAGCGGTGGGTGTCTTCTGGCTGTTTTAGTTTATCACTGGCAGGTTCTCAAGTTACACATGGAATGAATGCCTTGTGACTGTTTAACACTCAGAATAAAGACGACAGTCCAGCTCTTGGGAAATCTGACCCTGGCCAACGCAGCTTAATTAGGACATGAGCTTCACTCACCAAATGGTTCCAGAGACAAAGGGCCATGCCCCTCAGGCCTCGCAGAGATGGAGCGGCCCTGCTTCAAGCCCTGGGGCACCCCAGCAGTGAGGGCACAGATAAAGTGCCACCCAGCCACCCGCACCCATGACAGCTCTGCCCTGGGGCAGTATCTATGCAAAGTACAGAaaagtcatttttgtttttagcaaTCTGGCATAGAATCCTAATGACACGGACCTTCAGTTATGTTTTCAGGAATGAGAGGAAGGGGCAATGTGGCTTCCATTTGAAGAAGACTCTCTGGCTGCCTCTGAGGTAGGTGGGAGCAGGCTGAGAATACTGCACTCATACAAGCGCAGCCCAGGAAGGAGTCTGAGGTGTGCCAGGCCTACCTACGTACCATATAAAAACTGGGAGCACTGAATATAGCCCTCTTCCATCTCCTCACACTTGTCAGCAGCAGTTTCAATGTCGCTGATGGTTGAGGCAAAGACGGCGGCGCCGCTCTCCACCAGCTGCTTGCAGAGGTGGACGCTGTTGCAGGAAGCAGCGCAGTGCAGTGGCGTCCTGCAATCAGAGCAGCATGAAGGTGCAGCCCAGATGAAGCTGCTTACCATGCACTTCTCACAGAAGGCACCATGCCTTCGCGCCAAGCAAGCTCCTGCGTTGTCTTTGTAATGGCATGATTTCTATTAGCAAATTATTTTGGACCACGTATAAACTTTTGAAAAAGGCGGGCAGGAAGTGGATTAAGAGATGGCCTACAAATAGATGtttgttgcacagcaatgtgaatgtacatAACACACTGAAATGTACATTAAGAAGTGGCTgagatggtaagttttatgttacgtgtattttaccacaagtaaaacaaaaagttCAAATATACAGAATGAAAGCTGTTGGTCCCTGCAGAAGACCAGCAGGCCCTGCACAGCAGCACAGCcctgatcctgaagacaaatgGAAACGAAAAACACCAACAGCCTCAGTGTCTAAAGAAAGGGGAACAGCTGAAGTTACTTTTCGTACAGGATAGATGAATGCAGAACACAGAGTGGGTATATTTCATGTAGAATATAGGAGAAGGGGAAGAGTGAACAGTTAGCAGAAAGCTTAGGTTACAATGAAGTATAGGAAGAATATGACCTCAGCTACATCTTTAACAAAATAATCAACACAAAAGGCTGGAATGTTAAGTGGCTAATGCTGACAACAGCTATCTTCCACGGATGGAAAGATGAGtattcttgctctctctctccatacTTCCCAATTTTCTAGAATACGAACTTTCCTTTGGTAAGGTAGGGAAAAGTGAATCTCTCAACCCCACACCCCCATGGGGCCCTCACCATCCGTCACTGTCAGCAGCGTTCACGTTGACCCCAAAATCCAGCAGGAACTTCACGATGTGGTGGTGGCCAGCACACACTGCGTTGTGCAGTGGGGTGATCCCTTCGTCATTAGGCTTGCTGGGATCTTCCACCTAGGACACACGGCATGTGAAGGCCCAGCCCACCCCCTTGGCAGCACACATAGTGGTGGGGGCTGCAGCTCACCTCGTAGATAATCCTTTGCACCAGATCAAACTCTCCTTCCAGAGAAGCATCTAAGAGCAGTGCCAGAGGGTTAAACCGGACTCTCAGACCATGCCCTGTGCGCTCCGAATTGGGCTTCTTCAGGTTAGTGCGTTTGCTCTGCTGGGAAGGAAGCACACTTTCAGTTTAAAGACAATCTGCCAAAGTGAGGACAAGTGCAAGAACCAACACCTGggtgggaaggagtggcaggagCCGCAGCCCTAACGCAGGGCTCTCTCCAAGAGCAGCtcctggagcagcagcagcagtacctAGGCAGTTGCCCCAAGCTCTCTCTGAGGGAAAGCACTGCCCTGGGGCTTGAGCCCCTGGCTCATACTCATAGAGGGGTACGGCTGCATATGGGATGCTCTTCTTTCCAGAAGACCTTGTGGGAGGGCATGTGGTGCCCGACAGTCCAGCTGCTCAGCTGGATGCCAGTCACAGGGGACTGAGCAGATCTTCCCACTGGCAGACAACAGGGCTCTTCCTGCATGTTGAGATCCCAGCTGAGGGCCTCTGTGCTCCATCAACACTGACTTCCCATCAGGGAGCTTTTTCTAGAAggctcttccctcccctctctgccCATCCTTCAGGTTCCCATGGCAGCTCTCTTCCTCAGTAAAGCCTCTGGGGCTCCCTGCCTGGTCCTCAGGGAGAGGGTCTGCCACCCCTGCATGCCTTTTCATGCCCATGTGTCCATGCTCCCCCCAAGGCCCAACTCAGGGCAGCTGGGACATGCCTGGATCCTGCTGCTTCCAGCACAGCCTAATACAAGGGCAGTGCCCCAAAGGTCCTGGCCGCATACATGACCAGAAAGGCCTGGCTTTGGCCTAGCAATGACACCCACCGTGGACGCTGCCGGAGGGTGGACGACAGGAGGAAGAGGTGCTGGAGGAACTTGCTCTTCCCCTGGAGATGGGGCCTCAGTCACAGGGCTTGGGATTTGTTCTGTGGAGGGGACTGTGGCCAAGTTGTTGTTATTGTCCTCTGCAGGCTCAGGAGTTTGGTGGTTGGTTTGGGGACAGATGAGCTGTTCTGGTTCAGGGGAAGGTAGCTCGTTGTCATTGGCATCTGATGACGGAGCAGGCTCGTCAGGGagtggggctgtgggtggggcaggggtgggctcTTCCAGGTTTCCATTGGCATTGGTATTTCCATTGTCCACGTCAGCCAAGGTGCCCATGAAGtcctgggaggggctgggctggtAGAAAGGGGTGCCCTCCATGCCTCCAGCCAACGTGTTGAAGCGCTGGTACAGCAGCTTCTGGATGTTGGGTCCACCGGGGCCCTCGGGCTCTGTGATGGAGCTGCGCTTTTTCAGGGGCCGGGGAGCATTGGCCAGCTTCCTGCGGAGGGCCTCCAGGTCCGCATCGCTCTGGTAGCGCAGCGGTGAGTGCACAATGGGTGTGAGCTTGGTGGGGCTGAGCGGCCGTGGCAGGCTCTCCACACCACTGCTGTCTCCAGCTGGGGCAGGGccctcctgctccagctccttcTCAGCACACTCTGAGGATGGCTGAGGCTGTGACACACTGGTGGACAGTGACCCGTGGAGGAATGGTAGCGGCGATGGAGACGTAGATCCTGATGGTAAGACGGGTTTACCGTACACTGCAGAAGACACAAAGCACAGGGGCAGTTTCAACACTGCTGCTGGCCTGGGTCCAGCTGCTCAGCATCTGTGACTCCACGAGAGATGGGCTCCGACAGGGAGATGTGTAAATCGGCTGCTGCTATTATATTCGAACTTTAAATCTCCAAGGAAGACTCAACTACAAGAACCTCCACTGACTTCTTTTGAAAGGTAGGGTGTCTCTCTAAGGTATATGTTTTAACATTTGAGTTTCCAGAATTAAgactttttcaaaagaaaaaaaaggctgcTGACCTGACTTCCCTGCCCCAAACAAGCTTGCCTTGTTTTCTGGCCACAGAAGACAACAAAACCACTAAATATGCATCTGACTCTTGGACTAACTCAAATGATATAAAAACATGAGCCTCCGCAGAGTAGGAAGGTTTTATCTGGTAGTCCAGGATTCTTCCACCATGGCCAGAATCTTGCCCATAGGTGAAGACAGGCACCACCACCTGGGAGGCCCTGGGCAGAGATGACCAGGCACACCCGGAAAGCCCTGAACTGAGTCTGGAAGCTGCAGCCAATGCCCAAGAATGTTTAAGGAGGCCCCAGGCCAGAGCTGACCTGCAGGATCCTCCTATGAAGGTCAGAAACACCATCAGCCTCCGCGGCATGTGTAGAGCTAAGCTCCATTCTCTCCATGGCCTTCCTAGAACACCTTAGGTTCCACACCCCAACCAGGCCTTTTCTCCCTTGTGGGCTCTGGCTCAGCTGTTGCCGGGAGGCCAGAAGGGCCAGCAGTCAAGGACCATACCCTGCTCACTAGATAGCTCCTTGCATTAGTTACCACAAagcaggaggaaaagagaaaattcctGAAATCTCACCCTTACAGCAGCTGGATTTCCTAAGAAGCGCAGGAAAGTGGACACTCAGACAGGAAGTCACAGAGCTGTGAATCATCTGCAAAACTGTTCCACACATTCTGTCTTTCATTCCTGTCTCACACTAACACCCAGGGCCGTACTTTATGTAAGAATTATACTTAATCCTGAATTATATGTGGCCCAAGTGTAAAGCTATGAATTggtattttcttaattaaaagtATAATTTCCTAGCCCCATGAGGAGGAGAGTATACACCTATGTTACCTGCTTTAACTGACTTATTAGAGGCGCTGTGCACGGCTGGCTGGTAATGCTTAGGTGGTGTGGCTTGCTGCAGGTACATGGAGTATATGGAGCTTGAATTCACTGTCTGGGGTCCTTTCCTGGGAGACTGTGGCCTTGACCCTTTATCAGCCAGAAAGGGCCTGATAGCCACTGTCAGTGGGAGCTCAGGTTTGCCGTCTCCAGCTGGAAATGCAGGTGGCCCTGCTGGCGGGTACGTGGGACTTGGCGGCACAGAAATCCTCTGCTGAATTTGCTGCGAAGAGCCTGGCTGAGGGGCACTGCCTGCCTGGGGCAGTGGGGCAGGCTTCTGCCGACCTGGCAGGCCTGCGCTGGGTCTGGGCAAGctgccttcttttctcctctccaggGAGCTTGTTGAGCCTGGACCAAGAGGCGAAGGACTTGGGTATGTCCCGTAGCTTGGAGGCGGCTGCTTGCCTACACCAGGTATGGGAGGTGGCACTTTACCAATCTCGATGCCCTAAATTTaggtgttaagaaaaaaaaaaaagtcaccctTTGAAAAATTAAGCATATTTCCATCCATGGTCACAAGAGAATACACAGTAGGATTTGTAATCCTCCAAACCAGCTTGTGACCAGGACACAGGGAGCACTCTTAGGCTCATTGCTCATCCACAAAAGTGATGCCAAAGTCCTGACCAAAAGGTTCATGCACTTCTGCATGGCTTAGGATCTCATGGCCCAACACCTGTTTCAGGACTTTGGGAGTAATGTGGCCCTTCACAGGGTTAACTTGCCTCCCGACACCTCACAACCCTCAGCTTAAGACTCAGAAAGAAGAATAACATTGCTGAGCCTGCTCATGTGTGTGACAGAGACACATAGCCTACCAGCTTCTCTGAGGCTCCTAGTGCTGATAAGGGCAAGGGCTGGCTGGAGATGGTGCCTGGCTTCAGAGCCCCCTCCACGCTTGAGTCCTTCGTCTGCGTTGGTTTCATTGAGGAGCTAGAAGTCTGTTTTAATGTTGGCCAGTTTCCATCATTagctttaaaagaacagaggatttcagtaaaatttttcttgaaattagTTGAACCAACCTAAGAATAACACCCTGCCAGAAACAGAAATAGCACTGGGACATCACATTCTGATGGAGCTCTATTAACCAGGTGGTTGATCACCCCTGCATACCAAGCTGTTCCCTCTCTGACTGCCCACAGACCTGTGCAGAGACCAAAGGCAGCCTCTGCTGGCAACTCATCACCAATGCCCAAACTGCTTTCAGGTGTTACCAGACTCAGTGACCAAAC
This region includes:
- the PPP1R13B gene encoding apoptosis-stimulating of p53 protein 1 isoform X3 translates to MMPMILTVFLSNNEQILTEVPITPETTCRDVVEFCKEPGEGSCHLAEVWRGNERPIPFDHMMYEHLQKWGPRREEVKFFLRHEDSPAESSEQGGRQTQEQRTQRNVINVPGEKRTENGVGNPRVELTLSELQDMAARQQQQIENQQQMLVAKEQRLHFLKQQERRQQQSISENEKLQKLKERVEAQENKLKKIRAMRGQVDYSKIMNGNLSAEIERFSAMFQEKKQEVQTAILRVDQLSQQLEDLKKGKLNGFQPYNGKLTGPAAVELKRLYQELQIRNQLNQEQNSKLQQQKELLNKRNMEVAMMDKRISELRERLYGKKIQLNRVNGTSSPQSPLSTSGRVAAVGPYIQVPSAGSYPVPGDPIKPQSLSIASNVAHGRSKSANDGNWPTLKQTSSSSMKPTQTKDSSVEGALKPGTISSQPLPLSALGASEKLGIEIGKVPPPIPGVGKQPPPSYGTYPSPSPLGPGSTSSLERRKEGSLPRPSAGLPGRQKPAPLPQAGSAPQPGSSQQIQQRISVPPSPTYPPAGPPAFPAGDGKPELPLTVAIRPFLADKGSRPQSPRKGPQTVNSSSIYSMYLQQATPPKHYQPAVHSASNKSVKAVYGKPVLPSGSTSPSPLPFLHGSLSTSVSQPQPSSECAEKELEQEGPAPAGDSSGVESLPRPLSPTKLTPIVHSPLRYQSDADLEALRRKLANAPRPLKKRSSITEPEGPGGPNIQKLLYQRFNTLAGGMEGTPFYQPSPSQDFMGTLADVDNGNTNANGNLEEPTPAPPTAPLPDEPAPSSDANDNELPSPEPEQLICPQTNHQTPEPAEDNNNNLATVPSTEQIPSPVTEAPSPGEEQVPPAPLPPVVHPPAASTQSKRTNLKKPNSERTGHGLRVRFNPLALLLDASLEGEFDLVQRIIYEVEDPSKPNDEGITPLHNAVCAGHHHIVKFLLDFGVNVNAADSDGWTPLHCAASCNSVHLCKQLVESGAAVFASTISDIETAADKCEEMEEGYIQCSQFLYGVQEKLGVMNKGMVYALWDYEAQNSDELSFHEGDAITILRRKDDSETEWWWARLGDREGYVPKNLLGLYPRIKPRQRTLA
- the PPP1R13B gene encoding apoptosis-stimulating of p53 protein 1 isoform X2, coding for MMPMILTVFLSNNEQILTEVPITPETTCRDVVEFCKEPGEGSCHLAEVWRGNERPIPFDHMMYEHLQKWGPRREEVKFFLRHEDSPAESSEQGGRQTQEQRTQRNVINVPGEKRTENGVGNPRVELTLSELQDMAARQQQQIENQQQMLVAKEQRLHFLKQQERRQQQSISENEKLQKLKERVEAQENKLKKIRAMRGQVDYSKIMNGNLSAEIERFSAMFQEKKQEVQTAILRVDQLSQQLEDLKKGKLNGFQPYNGKLTGPAAVELKRLYQELQIRNQLNQEQNSKLQQQKELLNKRNMEVAMMDKRISELRERLYGKKIQLNRVNGTSSPQSPLSTSGRVAAVGPYIQVPSAGSYPVPGDPIKPQSLSIASNVAHGRSKSDGHSKPRVTSSWTVSDLDVGPDCGSSRLSASLFVNPNDGNWPTLKQTSSSSMKPTQTKDSSVEGALKPGTISSQPLPLSALGASEKLGIEIGKVPPPIPGVGKQPPPSYGTYPSPSPLGPGSTSSLERRKEGSLPRPSAGLPGRQKPAPLPQAGSAPQPGSSQQIQQRISVPPSPTYPPAGPPAFPAGDGKPELPLTVAIRPFLADKGSRPQSPRKGPQTVNSSSIYSMYLQQATPPKHYQPAVHSASNKSVKAVYGKPVLPSGSTSPSPLPFLHGSLSTSVSQPQPSSECAEKELEQEGPAPAGDSSGVESLPRPLSPTKLTPIVHSPLRYQSDADLEALRRKLANAPRPLKKRSSITEPEGPGGPNIQKLLYQRFNTLAGGMEGTPFYQPSPSQDFMGTLADVDNGNTNANGNLEEPTPAPPTAPLPDEPAPSSDANDNELPSPEPEQLICPQTNHQTPEPAEDNNNNLATVPSTEQIPSPVTEAPSPGEEQVPPAPLPPVVHPPAASTSKRTNLKKPNSERTGHGLRVRFNPLALLLDASLEGEFDLVQRIIYEVEDPSKPNDEGITPLHNAVCAGHHHIVKFLLDFGVNVNAADSDGWTPLHCAASCNSVHLCKQLVESGAAVFASTISDIETAADKCEEMEEGYIQCSQFLYGVQEKLGVMNKGMVYALWDYEAQNSDELSFHEGDAITILRRKDDSETEWWWARLGDREGYVPKNLLGLYPRIKPRQRTLA